From Chitinivibrionales bacterium, the proteins below share one genomic window:
- a CDS encoding STAS domain-containing protein, protein MDLIFTSERKNGYTMMNIRGKMTCGTIEVLRKEIYYLIAGGAVHLAFNLNTVTVVDSNAINMFIHFQKLLQPKSGSLYFITVPPRIYSIFKRSRVLQTLPCYSTINEADNNIGIHIAREERGMYCLISPPPIFKVTSLKYVRKTIDDIISTGHRRIAFNLEKVLAIDSSAIGLILNLHKRLQSEGGGISLVNISSEIYPALEATNMLHLIPQYDSIKEADERIA, encoded by the coding sequence ATGGACCTGATTTTCACTTCCGAAAGAAAAAACGGCTATACCATGATGAATATTCGAGGGAAAATGACCTGCGGCACCATAGAGGTATTGCGAAAAGAGATCTATTATCTGATTGCCGGGGGAGCGGTTCATCTGGCCTTTAACCTGAACACCGTAACCGTAGTGGACAGCAATGCAATCAATATGTTCATTCACTTTCAGAAATTGCTTCAGCCAAAAAGCGGCAGCCTCTATTTCATCACTGTCCCACCGCGCATTTACTCAATTTTTAAGAGAAGCAGAGTTCTCCAGACCCTGCCCTGCTATTCGACCATCAATGAAGCGGATAACAATATCGGAATTCATATCGCCAGGGAAGAACGGGGGATGTATTGCTTGATCAGTCCTCCCCCTATATTTAAAGTGACATCTTTGAAATATGTGCGTAAAACAATCGACGATATTATCAGCACAGGGCACAGGCGTATTGCATTCAATCTCGAAAAAGTACTTGCCATCGACAGCAGTGCTATAGGGCTCATTCTGAATTTGCACAAGCGACTTCAATCTGAGGGAGGAGGTATTTCCCTGGTCAATATTTCCTCGGAAATATATCCTGCCCTTGAAGCTACCAATATGCTGCATCTTATTCCTCAGTATGACAGCATTAAGGAAGCTGATGAGAGAATCGCCTGA